The Streptomyces sp. NBC_01268 genome window below encodes:
- the trpA gene encoding tryptophan synthase subunit alpha, whose product MTGNVQLLSDTLAKARSENRAALIAYLPAGFPTVDGGIAAIKAVFDGGADVVEVGLPHSDPVLDGPVIQTADDIALRGGVKIVDVMRTVKEAHEATGKPVLVMTYWNPIDRYGVERFTEELAAAGGAGCILPDLPVQESALWREHADKHGLATVFVVAPSSRDERLATITAAGSGFVYAASLMGVTGTRESVGTQASDLVRRTRATSDLPVCVGLGVSNAQQAKEVAAFADGVIVGSAFVQRILDADGDEGAGLDAVRELAAELAEGVRRTP is encoded by the coding sequence GTGACCGGGAACGTTCAGCTGCTCAGCGACACCCTGGCCAAGGCCAGGTCGGAGAACCGGGCCGCGCTCATCGCCTACCTCCCGGCCGGGTTCCCGACCGTGGACGGCGGCATCGCCGCCATCAAGGCGGTCTTCGACGGCGGCGCCGACGTCGTCGAGGTCGGGCTGCCGCACAGCGACCCGGTCCTCGACGGCCCGGTCATCCAGACCGCCGACGACATCGCCCTGCGCGGCGGCGTCAAGATCGTCGACGTCATGCGCACGGTGAAGGAGGCCCACGAGGCCACCGGCAAGCCGGTCCTCGTCATGACCTACTGGAACCCGATCGACCGCTACGGCGTCGAGCGCTTCACCGAGGAGCTCGCCGCGGCCGGCGGCGCGGGCTGCATCCTGCCCGACCTGCCGGTCCAGGAGTCCGCCCTCTGGCGCGAGCACGCCGACAAGCACGGTCTCGCGACCGTCTTCGTCGTCGCGCCCAGCAGCAGGGACGAGCGGCTCGCCACGATCACCGCGGCCGGCTCCGGCTTCGTCTACGCGGCCTCCCTCATGGGCGTCACCGGCACCCGCGAGTCGGTCGGCACGCAGGCCTCCGACCTCGTCCGCCGCACCCGGGCCACCTCCGACCTGCCCGTCTGCGTCGGACTCGGCGTCTCGAACGCGCAGCAGGCGAAGGAGGTCGCCGCCTTCGCCGACGGCGTCATCGTCGGCTCCGCCTTCGTGCAGCGGATCCTCGACGCCGACGGCGACGAGGGCGCCGGACTCGACGCCGTAAGGGAACTGGCGGCCGAACTCGCCGAAGGCGTGCGCCGCACCCCGTAA
- the trpB gene encoding tryptophan synthase subunit beta, which translates to MSSEFFIPDPEGRIPSPEGYFGAYGGKFIPEALVAAVDEVAVEYDKAKADPEFARELNDLMVNYTGRPSALTEVPRFAEHAGGARVFLKREDLNHTGSHKINNVLGQALLTKRMGKTRVIAETGAGQHGVATATACALFGLDCTIYMGEIDTQRQALNVARMRMLGAEVIAVKSGSRTLKDAINEAFRDWVANVDNTHYLFGTVAGPHPFPAMVRDFHRVIGVEARRQILERAGRLPDAAVACVGGGSNAIGLFHAFVPDASVRLIGCEPAGHGVETGEHAATLTAGEPGILHGSRSYVLQDDEGQITEPYSISAGLDYPGIGPEHAYLKDSGRGEYRAVTDDAAMQALRLLSRTEGIIPAIESAHALAGALEIGKELGKDALLLVNLSGRGDKDMDTAARYFGLYDNGAEGGAK; encoded by the coding sequence ATGTCCAGCGAGTTCTTCATTCCCGACCCGGAGGGTCGGATCCCCTCTCCCGAGGGCTACTTCGGCGCCTACGGCGGCAAGTTCATCCCCGAGGCCCTCGTCGCCGCCGTCGACGAGGTCGCGGTCGAGTACGACAAGGCCAAGGCCGACCCCGAGTTCGCCCGCGAGCTCAACGACCTGATGGTCAACTACACCGGCCGCCCCAGCGCCCTCACGGAGGTCCCGCGCTTCGCCGAGCACGCCGGCGGCGCCCGCGTCTTCCTCAAGCGCGAGGACCTCAACCACACCGGCTCGCACAAGATCAACAACGTGCTCGGGCAGGCCCTGCTCACCAAGCGCATGGGCAAGACCCGCGTGATCGCCGAGACCGGCGCCGGCCAGCACGGCGTGGCCACGGCCACCGCCTGCGCCCTGTTCGGCCTCGACTGCACCATCTACATGGGCGAGATCGACACCCAGCGCCAGGCCCTCAACGTGGCCCGCATGCGCATGCTCGGCGCCGAGGTCATCGCCGTGAAGTCCGGCAGCCGCACCCTCAAGGACGCCATCAACGAGGCGTTCCGCGACTGGGTCGCGAACGTCGACAACACGCACTACCTCTTCGGCACCGTCGCCGGACCGCACCCCTTCCCGGCCATGGTCCGCGACTTCCACCGCGTCATCGGCGTCGAGGCCCGCCGCCAGATCCTGGAGCGCGCCGGCCGCCTGCCCGACGCGGCCGTCGCCTGCGTCGGCGGCGGATCCAACGCCATCGGGCTCTTCCACGCCTTCGTCCCGGACGCCTCCGTCCGGCTGATCGGCTGCGAGCCGGCCGGCCACGGCGTCGAGACCGGCGAGCACGCCGCCACCCTGACCGCGGGCGAGCCCGGCATCCTGCACGGCTCCCGCTCCTACGTCCTCCAGGACGACGAGGGCCAGATCACCGAGCCGTACTCGATCTCCGCCGGACTCGACTACCCCGGCATCGGCCCCGAGCACGCCTACCTCAAGGACAGCGGCCGAGGCGAGTACCGCGCCGTCACCGACGACGCCGCCATGCAGGCCCTGCGCCTGCTCTCCCGCACCGAGGGCATCATCCCGGCCATCGAGTCGGCGCACGCCCTCGCCGGGGCGCTGGAGATCGGCAAGGAGCTCGGCAAGGACGCCCTGCTCCTCGTCAACCTCTCCGGGCGCGGCGACAAGGACATGGACACCGCGGCCCGCTACTTCGGGCTGTACGACAACGGAGCCGAGGGGGGCGCCAAGTGA
- the trpM gene encoding tryptophan biosynthesis modulator TrpM — translation MTVRRATPTPPEVPSARRTLLRTAAAPAHAPLARGCRPRGCRAPARRVHGRRVRYVIGDEPGQVNGMRWRPRLARTITIHT, via the coding sequence ATGACCGTCCGACGCGCCACGCCGACCCCGCCAGAGGTCCCGTCGGCGCGCCGTACCCTGCTCCGCACCGCCGCCGCTCCCGCCCACGCCCCGCTGGCCCGGGGCTGCCGGCCGCGCGGCTGCCGCGCACCCGCCCGCCGTGTCCACGGCCGCCGGGTCCGGTACGTGATCGGCGACGAGCCCGGCCAGGTCAACGGCATGCGATGGCGCCCGCGCCTCGCGCGCACCATCACCATCCACACGTAA
- the trpC gene encoding indole-3-glycerol phosphate synthase TrpC, whose protein sequence is MSVLDEIIEGVRADLAERQARVSLDELKERAAKAPQAKDGVAALRGDSVKVICEVKRSSPSKGALAAIADPAALAADYEAGGAAVISVLTEQRRFGGSLADLEAVRARVDIPVLRKDFIVTAYQLWEARAYGADLALLIVAALEQEALVSLIERAESIGLTPLVEVHDEEEVERAVDAGARIIGVNARNLKTLQVDRSTFERVAPEIPDTIVKIAESGVRGPHDLIAYANAGADAVLVGESLVTGRDPKAAVADLVAAGAHPALRHGRS, encoded by the coding sequence GTGAGTGTGCTCGACGAGATCATCGAAGGCGTGCGCGCCGACCTCGCAGAGCGGCAGGCGCGGGTCTCCCTCGACGAGCTCAAGGAGCGCGCCGCCAAGGCGCCGCAGGCCAAGGACGGCGTCGCCGCACTGCGCGGGGACAGCGTCAAGGTGATCTGCGAGGTCAAGCGCTCCAGCCCGTCCAAGGGCGCCCTCGCCGCCATCGCCGACCCGGCCGCGCTCGCCGCGGACTACGAGGCGGGCGGCGCCGCCGTCATCTCCGTCCTCACCGAGCAGCGCCGCTTCGGCGGCTCCCTCGCCGACCTGGAGGCCGTCCGCGCCCGGGTCGACATCCCCGTGCTGCGCAAGGACTTCATCGTCACCGCGTACCAGCTCTGGGAAGCGCGGGCGTACGGAGCGGATCTCGCGCTCCTCATCGTCGCCGCCCTGGAGCAGGAGGCCCTGGTCTCCCTCATCGAGCGGGCCGAGTCCATCGGCCTGACCCCGCTGGTCGAGGTCCACGACGAGGAGGAGGTCGAGCGGGCCGTCGACGCCGGCGCCCGGATCATCGGCGTCAACGCGCGCAACCTGAAGACCCTCCAGGTCGACCGCTCCACCTTCGAGCGCGTCGCCCCCGAGATCCCCGACACCATCGTCAAGATCGCCGAGTCCGGCGTCCGCGGCCCGCACGACCTGATCGCGTACGCCAACGCCGGGGCCGACGCGGTCCTGGTCGGCGAGTCGCTGGTCACCGGCCGCGACCCGAAGGCCGCCGTCGCCGACCTCGTCGCCGCCGGCGCCCACCCGGCCCTGCGCCACGGCCGGAGCTGA
- a CDS encoding DUF2752 domain-containing protein yields the protein MRAPWGPPPGPYAPAVPPKPLARRLLAPLGALAGVAAAFAYVGTVDPNEPGHYPVCPLLRFAGVYCPGCGGLRSAHAFVHGDLGAAFGANALAVVGYGVFAVVMAVWLVRAIRGVPMRLAVSPVLWWGVGAVLAVFTLVRNLPFGSALAP from the coding sequence CTGCGGGCCCCCTGGGGGCCGCCGCCCGGCCCGTACGCCCCCGCCGTGCCGCCCAAGCCCCTCGCCCGGCGGCTGCTCGCCCCGCTCGGCGCCCTCGCCGGGGTCGCCGCGGCCTTCGCGTACGTCGGGACGGTCGACCCCAACGAACCCGGCCACTACCCCGTCTGTCCGCTGCTCCGCTTCGCCGGCGTCTACTGCCCCGGCTGCGGCGGTCTGCGCAGCGCCCACGCCTTCGTCCACGGCGACCTCGGCGCCGCCTTCGGCGCGAACGCCCTGGCCGTCGTCGGTTACGGCGTCTTCGCGGTCGTCATGGCCGTCTGGCTGGTTCGCGCCATCAGGGGCGTCCCGATGCGCCTGGCGGTCTCCCCGGTCCTCTGGTGGGGCGTCGGGGCCGTTCTGGCCGTTTTCACCCTGGTGCGGAACCTTCCGTTCGGCTCCGCGCTGGCCCCCTGA
- a CDS encoding HGxxPAAW family protein, whose product MAGSAHGHTPAAWTGVIISFIGFCIAGVFMVAANVPGFWGGIGVIVLGGIVGGVMKVAGLGMPKQSAAVIAARETATASIRARA is encoded by the coding sequence ATGGCGGGCAGCGCCCACGGACACACCCCGGCCGCCTGGACCGGTGTCATCATCTCCTTCATCGGCTTCTGCATCGCCGGAGTCTTCATGGTGGCCGCCAACGTGCCCGGTTTCTGGGGCGGCATCGGCGTCATCGTCCTCGGCGGCATCGTCGGCGGCGTGATGAAGGTCGCGGGCCTCGGCATGCCGAAGCAGTCGGCCGCCGTCATCGCCGCCCGTGAGACCGCCACCGCGAGCATCAGGGCGCGCGCCTGA
- a CDS encoding TIGR02234 family membrane protein, whose protein sequence is MGYVSAVPVPQPRAARPGGAASSSGARRSLAAALLLGALGATVVLLSAGQIWAEGTAAVGGGAVPVHADGGSVTGVPTALAIVGLAALVAVFAVRRTGRTLVAALLALSGAGAALAAVLGASDSAALDAEAARISGNTAAVVDGLSHTVWPYVTAAGAVLILAAGLFALCYGKAWPAMGGRYERSGTPRATRRPATADPDRPEDLWKALDRGEDPTHGD, encoded by the coding sequence GTGGGGTACGTGAGTGCCGTACCCGTACCCCAGCCCCGAGCCGCCCGCCCGGGCGGCGCCGCCTCCTCCTCCGGCGCCCGTCGCAGTCTGGCCGCGGCCCTCCTGCTCGGCGCCCTCGGAGCCACCGTCGTGCTGCTCTCCGCGGGCCAGATCTGGGCCGAGGGCACCGCGGCCGTCGGCGGCGGCGCCGTTCCGGTGCACGCCGACGGCGGTTCCGTCACCGGCGTGCCGACCGCGCTCGCGATCGTCGGCCTCGCCGCGCTCGTCGCCGTCTTCGCGGTCCGCCGCACCGGCCGCACCCTGGTCGCCGCCCTGCTCGCCCTCAGTGGCGCGGGCGCGGCCCTCGCCGCCGTCCTCGGCGCCTCCGACAGCGCCGCCCTGGACGCCGAGGCGGCCCGCATCAGCGGCAACACCGCCGCCGTCGTCGACGGCCTCAGCCACACCGTCTGGCCGTACGTGACCGCCGCCGGCGCCGTCCTCATCCTGGCCGCCGGGCTCTTCGCCCTGTGCTACGGCAAGGCCTGGCCCGCCATGGGCGGCCGCTACGAGCGCTCCGGAACCCCGCGCGCGACGCGCCGTCCCGCGACGGCCGATCCGGACCGGCCCGAGGACCTGTGGAAGGCCCTCGACCGCGGCGAGGACCCCACCCACGGCGACTGA
- a CDS encoding anthranilate synthase component I, protein MDLEHFRKLAADRRVIPVSRRLLADGDTPVGLYRKLAAERSGTFLLESAENGRSWSRYSFIGVRSDATLTVEDGEAHWLGTPPVGVPVDGDPLAALKATVETLHTPRDLAGGMPPFTGGMVGYLGYDIVRRLERIGEHGGDDLRLPELTMLLTSDLAVLDHWDGTVLLIANAINHNDLETGVDEAYADAVARLDAMEADLARPVATVPAALPASELPEFSALWGGPAYQDAVEDIKERIRAGEAFQVVPSQRFETPCAATALDVYRVLRATNPSPYMYLFRFENGFDVVGSSPEALVKVEDGRAMVHPIAGTRHRGATPQEDHDLAEELLADPKERAEHLMLVDLGRNDLGRVCEPGSVEVVDFMSIERYSHVMHIVSTVTGRVAEGKTAFDVLTACFPAGTLSGAPKPRAMQIIEELEPTRRGLYGGCVGYLDFAGDSDTAIAIRTALLRDGTAYVQAGAGVVADSDPVAEDNECRNKAAAVLRAVHTANRMTTTG, encoded by the coding sequence ATGGATCTCGAGCACTTCCGCAAGCTGGCGGCCGACCGCCGCGTCATCCCCGTCAGCCGCAGGCTCCTCGCGGACGGCGACACCCCGGTCGGGCTCTACCGCAAGCTGGCCGCCGAACGCTCCGGCACCTTCCTCCTCGAATCCGCGGAGAACGGGCGCAGCTGGTCCCGCTACTCCTTCATCGGGGTCCGCAGCGACGCGACCCTGACCGTCGAGGACGGCGAGGCCCACTGGCTCGGCACCCCGCCGGTCGGCGTCCCCGTCGACGGCGATCCGCTCGCCGCCCTGAAGGCGACCGTCGAGACCCTCCACACCCCCCGCGACCTCGCGGGCGGCATGCCCCCGTTCACCGGCGGCATGGTCGGCTACCTCGGCTACGACATCGTCCGCCGCCTGGAGCGCATCGGCGAGCACGGCGGCGACGACCTCCGGCTGCCCGAGCTCACCATGCTGCTCACCAGCGACCTCGCCGTCCTCGACCACTGGGACGGCACGGTCCTGCTGATCGCCAACGCGATCAACCACAACGACCTGGAGACCGGCGTCGACGAGGCGTACGCGGACGCCGTCGCCCGCCTCGACGCGATGGAGGCCGACCTGGCCCGCCCCGTCGCCACCGTCCCCGCCGCCCTGCCCGCCTCCGAACTCCCCGAGTTCTCCGCCCTGTGGGGCGGCCCGGCCTACCAGGACGCCGTCGAGGACATCAAGGAGCGCATCCGGGCCGGAGAGGCCTTCCAGGTGGTGCCCTCGCAGCGCTTCGAGACCCCGTGCGCCGCCACCGCCCTGGACGTGTACCGGGTCCTGCGGGCCACCAACCCCTCCCCGTACATGTACCTCTTCCGCTTCGAGAACGGCTTCGACGTCGTCGGCTCCTCGCCCGAGGCGCTGGTCAAGGTCGAGGACGGGCGGGCGATGGTCCACCCCATCGCCGGCACCCGGCACCGCGGCGCCACCCCGCAGGAGGACCACGACCTCGCCGAGGAGCTGCTGGCCGACCCCAAGGAGCGCGCCGAGCACCTCATGCTCGTCGACCTCGGCCGCAACGACCTCGGCCGGGTCTGCGAACCGGGCTCCGTCGAGGTCGTCGACTTCATGTCGATCGAGCGGTACTCGCACGTCATGCACATCGTCTCCACCGTGACCGGCCGGGTCGCCGAGGGGAAGACCGCCTTCGACGTGCTCACCGCCTGCTTCCCGGCCGGCACCCTCTCCGGCGCGCCCAAGCCCCGCGCGATGCAGATCATCGAGGAGCTCGAACCCACCCGGCGCGGCCTGTACGGCGGATGTGTCGGGTATCTCGATTTCGCCGGGGACTCCGACACGGCCATCGCCATCCGCACCGCGCTGCTGCGCGACGGAACCGCGTACGTGCAGGCGGGCGCCGGTGTCGTCGCCGACTCCGACCCGGTCGCCGAGGACAACGAGTGCCGCAACAAGGCCGCGGCGGTGCTCCGCGCCGTCCACACGGCCAACCGGATGACCACGACCGGATGA
- the hisI gene encoding phosphoribosyl-AMP cyclohydrolase, giving the protein MSSTPRTPSDLDPAIAARLKRSEDGLIPAIAQQYDTGEVLMLGWMDDEALHRTLTTGRCTYWSRSRQEYWVKGDTSGHVQHVRSVALDCDADTLLVKVDQVGAACHTGARTCFDADVLRAAE; this is encoded by the coding sequence ATGAGCAGCACGCCCCGCACCCCCAGCGACCTCGACCCGGCCATCGCCGCCCGCCTCAAGCGGAGCGAGGACGGTCTGATTCCCGCCATCGCCCAGCAGTACGACACCGGCGAGGTGCTCATGCTGGGCTGGATGGACGACGAGGCCCTGCACCGCACCCTCACCACCGGCCGCTGCACCTACTGGTCCCGCAGCCGCCAGGAGTACTGGGTCAAGGGCGACACCTCCGGCCACGTCCAGCACGTCCGGTCCGTCGCGCTCGACTGCGACGCCGACACCCTGCTCGTCAAGGTCGACCAGGTCGGCGCCGCCTGCCACACCGGGGCCCGGACCTGCTTCGACGCCGACGTCCTCCGCGCGGCCGAGTAG
- a CDS encoding TIGR03085 family metal-binding protein produces the protein MSTHAKRERLLLADLLEAAGPDAPTLCEGWRTRDLAAHVVVRERRPDAAAGSVVPALKARMERVQAEFAEKPYEELVQLIRTGPPRLSPFTIKQVDEGANVVEFFVHAEDVRRAQPEWSARELDPVFSDALWSRLEKSARLLGRKAPVGLVLRRPNGQTAVAHRGTPVVTVSGEPGELTMFLFGRQDVAKVALEGDQEAMDRLHETKQLGI, from the coding sequence ATGTCGACCCATGCCAAGCGTGAACGCCTTCTGCTCGCCGACCTGTTGGAGGCGGCCGGTCCGGACGCCCCCACGCTCTGCGAGGGGTGGCGGACCCGGGACCTGGCGGCCCATGTGGTGGTGCGCGAGCGCCGCCCGGACGCGGCGGCCGGGTCGGTGGTGCCGGCCCTGAAGGCCAGGATGGAGCGGGTGCAGGCGGAGTTCGCCGAGAAGCCGTACGAGGAGCTGGTCCAGCTCATCCGGACGGGTCCGCCGCGGCTCTCGCCGTTCACGATCAAGCAGGTGGACGAGGGCGCGAACGTGGTGGAGTTCTTCGTCCACGCCGAGGACGTGCGCCGGGCGCAGCCGGAATGGTCGGCGCGCGAACTCGACCCGGTCTTCTCCGACGCGCTGTGGTCGCGCCTGGAGAAGTCCGCCCGCCTGCTCGGCCGCAAGGCCCCGGTCGGCCTGGTGCTGCGCCGCCCGAACGGGCAGACGGCGGTGGCGCACCGGGGCACCCCGGTGGTGACGGTCTCCGGGGAGCCGGGCGAGCTGACGATGTTCCTGTTCGGCCGCCAGGACGTGGCGAAGGTGGCCCTGGAGGGCGACCAGGAGGCGATGGACCGGCTGCACGAGACGAAGCAGCTGGGGATCTGA
- a CDS encoding MFS transporter, with translation MSTATATATATATATATAPAPARPAHRDPNVLRWVGAYTASTLGDSVYHLALSWTVVSTGTPAQAGLVMAVSAVPRALLMLGGGVVADRLGPRRVVIGSDAVRCLVVLGLAATLFLTSPGLWALAAVALVFGTVDALFLPAVGALPPRIAPTDQLARIQGLRGLAYRCGAVLGAPLGGLAVALGGPATAFGAAGVLFALSIPLLSALRLRPLPDTEGVRDGTALSDLADGLRYLRGHRVLGPLMVIVLLSDLGFVGPLNVGLAVLAEQRDWGASGIGWILAGFGTGAGAAALLLTVRGHVPRAGAVSGWTMTLGAVAIGALAYAPVLPAAVAVALAIGLLAGLSGALCNALVQTHCEPAYLGRVTAVAGLCSLGLAPLGYPLTGAAIGLWGLGPVYVVSASVCALSGIYGLLVPAVRKAELPR, from the coding sequence ATGTCCACCGCCACCGCCACCGCCACCGCCACCGCCACCGCTACGGCCACGGCCCCCGCCCCCGCGCGCCCCGCCCACCGCGACCCGAACGTGCTGCGCTGGGTCGGCGCCTACACCGCCTCCACGCTCGGCGACAGCGTCTACCACCTCGCCCTGTCCTGGACCGTCGTCAGCACCGGCACCCCCGCCCAGGCCGGACTCGTCATGGCCGTCAGTGCCGTGCCCCGCGCCCTGCTCATGCTCGGCGGGGGAGTGGTCGCCGACCGCCTCGGCCCGCGCCGCGTCGTCATCGGCTCCGATGCCGTCCGCTGCCTCGTCGTCCTCGGCCTCGCCGCGACGCTCTTCCTCACCTCGCCCGGCCTGTGGGCGCTCGCCGCCGTCGCCCTCGTCTTCGGCACCGTCGACGCCCTGTTCCTGCCCGCGGTCGGCGCCCTGCCGCCCCGGATCGCCCCGACCGACCAGTTGGCCCGGATCCAGGGCCTGCGCGGCCTCGCGTACCGCTGCGGCGCCGTCCTCGGCGCCCCGCTCGGCGGCCTCGCGGTCGCCCTCGGCGGCCCGGCCACCGCCTTCGGGGCCGCCGGAGTCCTCTTCGCCCTCTCCATCCCCCTGCTGTCCGCGCTGCGGCTGCGCCCGCTCCCCGACACCGAGGGGGTCCGCGACGGCACCGCCCTGAGCGACCTCGCCGATGGACTGCGCTACCTGCGCGGACACCGCGTCCTCGGCCCGCTCATGGTCATCGTGCTCCTCAGCGACCTCGGCTTCGTCGGCCCCCTCAACGTCGGCCTCGCCGTCCTCGCCGAGCAGCGCGACTGGGGAGCGTCCGGCATCGGCTGGATCCTCGCCGGTTTCGGCACCGGCGCGGGCGCCGCCGCGCTGCTCCTGACGGTACGGGGGCACGTACCGCGCGCCGGGGCCGTCAGCGGCTGGACCATGACCCTGGGCGCCGTCGCCATCGGCGCGCTCGCCTACGCCCCGGTCCTGCCCGCCGCCGTCGCCGTCGCGCTCGCCATCGGCCTGCTCGCCGGACTCTCCGGGGCGCTGTGCAACGCCCTCGTCCAGACCCACTGCGAGCCCGCCTACCTGGGCCGTGTCACCGCCGTCGCCGGCCTCTGCTCCCTCGGCCTCGCACCGCTCGGCTACCCGCTCACCGGCGCCGCGATCGGCCTGTGGGGCCTCGGCCCGGTGTACGTCGTGAGCGCGTCCGTCTGCGCCCTCTCGGGGATCTACGGCCTCCTCGTCCCGGCGGTCCGCAAGGCCGAGCTGCCGCGCTAG
- a CDS encoding ArsR/SmtB family transcription factor — translation MTSSENRRITDLGTLKAISHPLRMRLYRALFVARTATASQLADQVDEAVSLVSYHLRKLADHGLIEEAESQSSDGRERWWQPSSYGFSIHEQDLQGAPELAAASTAFGRTVNAQRTEMHSRFLDERHTWSEAWRTAAMSSEWLPRLTADELAGLGAELDELVRKYDERARAAEAAGDTEGRENVAVHLFGFPYRG, via the coding sequence ATGACCTCGTCGGAGAACCGCCGGATCACCGATCTCGGCACCCTCAAAGCCATCTCCCACCCGCTGCGGATGCGCCTCTACCGCGCCCTCTTCGTCGCCCGCACCGCCACCGCCTCGCAGCTGGCCGACCAGGTCGACGAGGCCGTCTCCCTCGTCAGCTACCACCTGCGCAAGCTGGCCGACCACGGCCTCATCGAGGAGGCCGAGAGCCAGTCCTCCGACGGCCGCGAGCGCTGGTGGCAGCCCAGCTCCTACGGCTTCAGCATCCACGAGCAGGACCTCCAGGGAGCCCCCGAACTCGCCGCCGCGAGCACCGCGTTCGGCCGCACGGTCAACGCGCAGCGCACCGAGATGCACAGCCGCTTCCTCGACGAACGGCACACCTGGTCCGAGGCCTGGCGGACCGCCGCCATGAGCTCGGAGTGGCTGCCCCGGCTCACCGCCGACGAACTCGCCGGGCTCGGCGCGGAGCTCGACGAGCTCGTCAGGAAGTACGACGAGCGGGCCCGCGCCGCCGAGGCGGCGGGCGACACCGAGGGGCGCGAGAACGTCGCCGTCCACCTCTTCGGCTTCCCGTACCGGGGCTGA
- the hisF gene encoding imidazole glycerol phosphate synthase subunit HisF: MSLAVRVIPCLDVDNGRVVKGVNFRNLRDAGDPVEMAKLYDAEGADELTFLDITASSGNRETTYDVVRRTAEQVFIPLTVGGGVRSAEDVDKLLRAGADKVGVNTAAIARPELIREIAERFGRQVLVLSVDARRTETGSFEVTTHGGRRGTGIDAVEWAHRAAELGAGEILLNSMDADGTKDGYDTEMIAAVRKHVTVPVIASGGAGKLSDFPPAVAAGADAVLAASVFHFGDLRIGEVKQALKEAGRQVR, translated from the coding sequence ATGAGCCTCGCCGTACGCGTGATCCCCTGCCTGGACGTGGACAACGGCCGGGTCGTCAAGGGCGTCAACTTCCGGAACCTGCGGGACGCGGGCGACCCCGTCGAGATGGCCAAGCTGTACGACGCCGAGGGCGCCGACGAGCTCACCTTCCTCGACATCACCGCCTCCTCGGGCAACCGGGAGACCACCTACGACGTGGTGCGCCGCACCGCCGAGCAGGTCTTCATCCCGCTGACCGTCGGCGGCGGGGTCCGCTCCGCCGAGGACGTCGACAAGCTGCTGCGGGCCGGCGCGGACAAGGTGGGCGTCAACACGGCCGCCATCGCCCGCCCCGAGCTGATCCGCGAGATCGCCGAGCGGTTCGGCCGCCAGGTCCTCGTCCTGTCGGTCGACGCCCGCCGCACCGAGACGGGCTCCTTCGAGGTCACCACGCACGGCGGCCGCCGGGGCACCGGCATCGACGCCGTCGAGTGGGCGCACCGGGCCGCCGAGCTGGGCGCGGGCGAGATCCTGCTCAACTCGATGGACGCGGACGGCACGAAGGACGGCTACGACACCGAGATGATCGCGGCGGTGCGCAAGCACGTGACCGTGCCGGTGATCGCCTCCGGCGGCGCCGGCAAGCTGTCCGACTTCCCGCCGGCCGTCGCGGCGGGCGCGGACGCGGTGCTCGCGGCCTCGGTCTTCCACTTCGGCGATCTGCGGATCGGCGAGGTCAAGCAGGCGCTGAAGGAGGCGGGCCGACAGGTCCGCTGA
- a CDS encoding RidA family protein yields the protein MSDSVRKIVTGAPWEEQFGYSRAVELPNGTVLVSGCTSVVGGAIADGGPYEQTVNSFNVAFDALKQLDLNAEHVVRTRMYLTHARDVDEVGRAHKELFDAVRPAASMIIVSGFVDPRLVVEVEVEAYRPGATEGGAA from the coding sequence ATGAGCGACTCCGTGCGCAAGATCGTGACCGGCGCCCCCTGGGAGGAGCAGTTCGGCTACTCCCGCGCGGTGGAGCTGCCGAACGGGACGGTGCTGGTCTCCGGCTGCACCTCCGTGGTGGGCGGCGCGATCGCCGACGGCGGCCCGTACGAGCAGACCGTCAACTCCTTCAACGTCGCCTTCGACGCCCTGAAGCAGCTGGATCTGAACGCCGAGCACGTGGTCCGCACCCGCATGTACCTCACGCACGCGCGGGACGTCGACGAGGTCGGCCGGGCCCACAAGGAGCTCTTCGACGCCGTCCGCCCCGCCGCGTCCATGATCATCGTCTCCGGCTTCGTCGACCCGCGTCTGGTCGTCGAGGTCGAGGTCGAGGCGTACCGCCCGGGTGCCACCGAGGGGGGCGCCGCATGA